Proteins encoded together in one Candidatus Omnitrophota bacterium window:
- a CDS encoding glycoside hydrolase family 9 protein, whose amino-acid sequence MNNRIYKKNAILLLALIFYCQTASADVAGTKEWTYVIWDGEADARVDWGDILPMDPYEGENCLVGSPNAKWGQVPALILSGLPSNGANISAYDEVCFYAKCDQEGKTFGLSVYGWPNMSNVVSIDPYIEGGPLDTAYRLVRIPIDLMKKSEYRLDDIEQLHFISPNDGITIFIDKIWAVQKGVDFGAVQINNALENTYTLRNYRESEMVINTVGFEGTGSGAFSTTQSVPFTVAPGGSTDICVKFLPATVGEKEAALVLQGTNVFGDYQKHIPLYGKSMGSIFELSDDSVCFGKIPIGQSIHWNIEAFNGGNQDLHLDLSAAYSVFSAPASVTIPPNESRKIPITFTPVTEGTADSILVISSDDINATRKTVALKAEGLPYGATFVLPASVNSSSSKIAISWGLGAEITGTSIYIGPEPGDTEDGPLPGSIEVASLSPETDTYTITGVSAATDVFIRIEQRSDSGVVAVKNLHVRTDGGPRASLDTPLREVHLAAPNIIMLTLENKHVHSFSPDNDWYDQGVDEIIGYEGPEWQAGPWTVTRANGTSIGVSAIYRNSIPVAQLYLDNWRDECYLDVDHIIYLVLDQEVGSRDLLRITGPKDLGFYLPFSDRYLETPVIQINQVGYSPRATERYAYVSWWLGDGGALSLDSFPSTVEILTEPADPISNRAALPGLNPALALRQESDTDSGGQVKEIDLSSLPHNEDAVYRIRIPGVGVSWPTKVSEAAVFKAFLTTIRGMTYNRWGREMKEPFTGFGPRPQDHPVVYDAEQSDPLSMFAEDTPATVTRTLRGGHHDAGDFDIRLFHWLIPLPLLRTYELSPERFTDSQLNIPESGNGIPDILDEALYSLKAWEELQDFEYNGFNPEPEAKRRNDGGIRLGVESYRHPPIEYADENNDPYWTYSKDRKHSARVAGMFALAARIVAPFDAGRSAELRARAIAAYDFALMDDETTNSLYGAPLEPRCGNPLIFAAGELFALTGETRYRDMVRAVWDAWDTWHTGWVEVVEFFPWPGSYSEAGQQFTADQMLSYVMAPGADSVIAGHVLDQVDSHAAAELFRVDSNHAHRNGRYTSANPDWGAGTSAGAHLSSIYSRLMAEPRRALSAEERQRYINAISLSADYVLGANPYGTAWITGLGTRHPREPLHSDSLALLMDGQGLLPGIPVYGPVGYLPGNAYYDFGEYMFYPQFGDHPLMRRYADIHSFVNTNEFDIGVQAGQSTLFAMLLDPGTSAAGPRMITAVLDPLDDIVINFGSQYGLWIRYNDGTWTQLAGLSPNTMAGADTDGNGIDDLIIDFGSPYGIWIYRNNASWEQLTGVNSEIIITGGFDTDDLDDVAIDFGDAYGIWIRHGDGTWEMISNVNPECIVAADMDGDYIDDVVIDFGASYGIWARHYDGTWDLVSDASPESIATGDIDGNGKDDMVIDFGASYGIWARHYDGTWDLVSGVSPDLMAAGDLDGDGKDDLVIDFGTQHGTWVRYGNGNWAKINDLSPN is encoded by the coding sequence ATGAATAACAGGATATACAAAAAAAACGCAATACTGCTTCTGGCCTTGATCTTCTATTGCCAAACAGCTTCTGCCGACGTCGCGGGCACCAAAGAGTGGACATACGTCATATGGGACGGGGAGGCGGACGCCAGGGTCGATTGGGGAGACATCCTCCCCATGGATCCATATGAGGGAGAAAATTGCCTGGTGGGAAGCCCCAACGCGAAGTGGGGCCAGGTACCCGCCCTGATACTGAGCGGCCTTCCGTCTAATGGAGCGAACATATCCGCGTATGATGAAGTATGTTTTTACGCAAAGTGCGACCAGGAGGGTAAGACATTCGGCCTTTCTGTATACGGTTGGCCCAATATGAGCAATGTGGTAAGCATAGACCCGTATATCGAGGGCGGTCCGCTCGATACCGCATACCGTCTCGTACGGATCCCCATAGACCTTATGAAGAAATCGGAATACCGCCTTGACGATATCGAACAACTTCATTTTATATCACCGAATGACGGCATAACAATATTTATAGACAAGATATGGGCGGTCCAAAAAGGCGTCGATTTCGGCGCCGTACAGATAAATAACGCCCTGGAAAATACATATACGCTCAGAAATTATAGAGAATCGGAGATGGTCATCAATACCGTAGGATTTGAAGGCACCGGCAGCGGCGCCTTCTCCACGACACAATCGGTGCCTTTCACGGTGGCCCCGGGAGGAAGCACAGATATATGCGTCAAATTCTTACCCGCGACTGTGGGCGAAAAAGAGGCGGCGCTTGTACTTCAAGGCACCAACGTATTCGGCGATTACCAGAAGCACATACCTCTATACGGAAAGAGCATGGGGTCCATTTTCGAACTTTCAGACGACTCAGTCTGCTTCGGCAAGATCCCGATAGGACAAAGTATCCACTGGAATATCGAGGCCTTTAACGGCGGAAACCAGGACCTCCACCTGGACCTCTCCGCGGCATACAGCGTATTCAGCGCTCCCGCTAGCGTGACGATACCGCCGAACGAAAGCCGTAAGATCCCTATAACTTTCACGCCGGTAACTGAAGGGACGGCGGATAGCATTCTCGTCATTTCATCGGACGATATAAACGCTACCAGGAAAACGGTGGCCCTGAAGGCAGAGGGTCTGCCGTACGGGGCCACATTCGTATTGCCGGCCAGCGTGAACAGCTCCTCAAGCAAGATCGCTATTTCGTGGGGCCTGGGCGCCGAGATAACCGGCACAAGCATATACATAGGACCGGAGCCGGGCGATACCGAAGACGGCCCCCTCCCGGGCAGTATAGAAGTGGCTTCGCTGAGCCCCGAAACGGACACCTATACCATAACAGGCGTATCGGCCGCCACAGACGTATTCATACGGATAGAACAGAGATCGGACAGCGGCGTGGTTGCCGTAAAGAACCTTCATGTGCGCACAGACGGCGGCCCGCGCGCCTCACTGGACACTCCGCTCAGGGAGGTACATCTCGCCGCGCCGAATATAATCATGCTCACCCTGGAAAATAAACACGTCCATTCATTCTCGCCGGATAATGACTGGTATGACCAGGGAGTCGATGAGATCATAGGTTATGAAGGCCCTGAGTGGCAGGCCGGGCCCTGGACGGTGACGCGAGCCAACGGAACATCGATAGGGGTAAGCGCCATATACAGGAACTCCATACCGGTCGCCCAGCTTTATCTGGATAACTGGCGCGATGAGTGTTACCTTGATGTGGACCATATCATATACCTCGTCCTGGACCAGGAAGTGGGAAGCCGCGATCTCCTGCGCATTACAGGCCCGAAGGACCTGGGCTTTTATCTGCCGTTCAGCGACCGGTATCTCGAGACACCGGTAATACAGATCAACCAGGTAGGTTATTCTCCGCGCGCTACGGAAAGGTACGCTTATGTCTCGTGGTGGCTGGGTGACGGCGGAGCCCTCTCTCTGGACTCCTTCCCTTCGACCGTTGAGATACTGACTGAACCGGCCGATCCCATCTCAAACAGGGCGGCGTTGCCGGGGCTCAATCCCGCGCTGGCCCTGAGGCAGGAATCGGACACGGACTCGGGCGGACAGGTAAAAGAGATAGACCTGAGTTCACTGCCGCATAATGAGGACGCGGTCTACCGTATAAGGATACCGGGCGTAGGCGTCTCATGGCCCACAAAAGTGAGCGAAGCCGCTGTCTTTAAGGCGTTCCTCACAACCATAAGAGGCATGACATACAACCGCTGGGGAAGGGAGATGAAAGAACCGTTCACCGGTTTCGGCCCCAGGCCGCAGGACCATCCGGTCGTTTATGATGCCGAGCAGAGCGATCCGTTGAGCATGTTCGCCGAAGACACTCCTGCAACCGTAACGAGGACCCTGAGGGGCGGCCACCATGATGCCGGAGATTTCGATATAAGATTATTCCACTGGCTTATACCTCTCCCCCTCTTACGGACCTATGAATTGTCCCCGGAAAGATTTACCGATAGTCAATTGAATATACCGGAGAGCGGTAACGGGATCCCTGACATACTGGATGAAGCGCTCTACAGCCTGAAGGCATGGGAAGAGTTGCAGGATTTCGAATATAACGGTTTCAACCCTGAGCCGGAGGCAAAACGACGCAATGACGGCGGCATACGCTTGGGTGTGGAATCGTACAGACATCCTCCGATCGAGTATGCGGACGAGAATAATGACCCGTACTGGACATACTCCAAGGACAGGAAACATTCCGCGCGCGTTGCGGGGATGTTCGCCCTGGCGGCCCGGATCGTCGCTCCTTTCGATGCCGGGAGATCGGCTGAATTGAGGGCCCGCGCCATTGCCGCTTATGATTTCGCGCTCATGGACGACGAGACGACCAATTCGCTCTATGGCGCGCCGCTGGAGCCCCGTTGCGGGAACCCTCTGATATTCGCGGCGGGGGAGCTCTTCGCCCTGACCGGTGAGACAAGATATAGGGATATGGTGAGGGCCGTGTGGGACGCGTGGGATACCTGGCATACAGGGTGGGTGGAGGTGGTCGAATTTTTCCCGTGGCCCGGTTCCTACTCTGAGGCCGGCCAGCAATTTACCGCTGATCAAATGCTGAGCTACGTTATGGCCCCCGGGGCTGACTCCGTCATCGCCGGGCACGTGCTTGACCAGGTCGATAGCCACGCCGCTGCCGAATTGTTCAGGGTAGACAGCAACCATGCCCACAGGAACGGCCGCTACACATCCGCAAACCCTGACTGGGGGGCCGGCACAAGCGCCGGCGCTCACCTGAGCTCAATATATTCCCGGCTGATGGCCGAGCCACGCCGGGCGCTCAGCGCCGAAGAGAGGCAGAGATATATCAATGCCATCAGTTTATCGGCTGACTACGTACTTGGCGCAAACCCGTACGGAACGGCCTGGATCACGGGACTCGGTACGCGTCACCCGCGGGAGCCTTTACACTCTGACAGCCTGGCATTGCTCATGGACGGGCAGGGGCTTCTTCCGGGGATACCCGTATATGGTCCGGTGGGGTATCTGCCCGGCAACGCATATTATGACTTCGGAGAGTATATGTTCTACCCGCAATTCGGTGACCACCCGCTTATGCGAAGGTATGCCGATATACACAGCTTTGTCAACACCAATGAATTCGACATAGGCGTCCAGGCCGGACAGAGCACGCTCTTCGCGATGTTACTGGATCCCGGCACCTCCGCTGCCGGGCCGCGGATGATCACCGCCGTCCTCGATCCTCTGGACGACATAGTAATAAACTTCGGGTCGCAATACGGCTTATGGATAAGGTACAATGACGGTACATGGACACAGCTCGCCGGGTTAAGTCCGAATACGATGGCCGGGGCAGACACAGACGGGAACGGCATAGATGACCTGATCATCGACTTCGGCTCCCCGTACGGTATATGGATATACAGGAACAATGCTTCCTGGGAACAGCTCACCGGTGTAAATTCCGAAATTATCATCACAGGCGGGTTCGATACCGATGACCTTGACGATGTAGCTATCGACTTCGGCGATGCCTACGGCATATGGATAAGACACGGTGATGGTACATGGGAGATGATAAGCAACGTAAACCCCGAATGTATTGTCGCGGCAGATATGGACGGTGACTATATAGACGACGTGGTGATCGACTTCGGCGCCTCTTACGGCATATGGGCCAGGCACTACGACGGGACATGGGACCTGGTGAGCGATGCAAGCCCGGAATCTATTGCCACGGGAGACATTGACGGTAACGGCAAGGATGATATGGTGATCGACTTCGGCGCCTCTTACGGCATATGGGCCAGGCACTACGACGGCACGTGGGACCTGGTGAGCGGCGTAAGCCCCGACTTGATGGCCGCCGGGGACCTTGACGGAGACGGCAAAGACGACCTGGTCATCGACTTCGGCACGCAGCACGGCACATGGGTCAGATACGGCAACGGCAATTGGGCAAAGATAAACGACCTGAGCCCAAATTAA